One stretch of Pseudodesulfovibrio senegalensis DNA includes these proteins:
- a CDS encoding XRE family transcriptional regulator, protein MDHNTILGNRAEQDGDCKKTDCTRCSEELVFAMQDKHHDFSIGLRTILQCLRLAEQEGNVPPLPTDWWNKIACRHGTYFTTEYERE, encoded by the coding sequence ATGGACCACAACACAATTCTTGGCAACCGGGCCGAGCAGGATGGAGATTGTAAAAAGACGGACTGCACACGTTGCAGCGAAGAATTGGTGTTCGCCATGCAGGACAAGCACCATGATTTTTCCATCGGCCTACGAACAATCCTACAATGCCTTCGCCTTGCAGAACAGGAGGGAAATGTGCCACCTTTGCCAACAGACTGGTGGAACAAGATCGCATGCAGACATGGGACGTATTTTACGACCGAATACGAAAGAGAATAG
- a CDS encoding regulatory protein GemA, with protein sequence MAMTTKGKRWRTGLIKKAKTIQNQVLHMSAEDYETMLLVRYDKSSTADLSIDALKDLCAHLQKLAGQTKIPALPDAQARKIWTLWQELHKAGEVRDPNEQALNAFVKGQTKKGGKPGVGSYRWLNRHQASTIIESLKNWQKRIIKEKTAV encoded by the coding sequence ATGGCTATGACAACCAAAGGTAAGCGATGGAGAACCGGTCTGATCAAAAAAGCCAAGACCATCCAGAACCAAGTTCTCCATATGTCGGCAGAGGACTATGAAACCATGCTGCTGGTACGTTACGACAAGAGCTCAACAGCAGACCTCTCTATTGATGCCCTGAAAGATTTGTGCGCACACCTCCAGAAACTTGCAGGGCAAACGAAAATCCCCGCATTGCCAGATGCCCAGGCGCGTAAAATTTGGACGCTCTGGCAGGAGTTGCACAAGGCGGGAGAGGTCCGCGATCCTAACGAACAGGCGCTGAATGCCTTTGTGAAAGGCCAGACAAAAAAAGGAGGCAAACCTGGCGTGGGATCATACCGTTGGCTCAACAGACATCAGGCAAGCACCATAATAGAATCATTGAAAAATTGGCAAAAACGGATCATAAAGGAAAAGACCGCAGTCTAG
- a CDS encoding SocA family protein codes for MNTERVDTLLQIALTAAKDNDDWQDRELGDIHLIKYLYLADLEYAKHNNGETYTGIPWKFHHFGPWAVPLWERIEPALLAMGAEKKEISAEHDFVRWRDAGQGRSALLDKQGVIAKIVIEQAVKEYGSNTEELLHHIYLTKPMLSAAPGEMLDFSLVVEPDLPKISPPEKKTLSQGQLKRQKERQARMQSRFKERFKAVRASKQKQRVKVEPRYDEVFSEGVAFLDSLNGQQIDNQTLTCSISPELWKSKARHDPDLP; via the coding sequence ATGAATACTGAACGCGTTGACACATTGCTTCAAATCGCACTGACGGCCGCCAAGGACAACGACGACTGGCAAGACCGTGAGTTGGGCGATATTCATTTGATCAAGTACCTATACTTGGCTGATCTTGAGTACGCGAAGCACAATAATGGCGAAACATACACAGGCATCCCTTGGAAATTTCACCACTTCGGCCCATGGGCAGTTCCTCTCTGGGAACGAATCGAGCCTGCCCTTTTGGCCATGGGTGCCGAGAAAAAAGAAATTTCTGCCGAACATGACTTTGTCCGCTGGCGAGACGCTGGACAAGGCCGCAGTGCTCTGTTGGATAAACAGGGGGTCATAGCCAAGATAGTTATTGAACAGGCTGTCAAAGAATACGGAAGCAACACTGAAGAGCTGTTGCATCATATCTACCTGACCAAGCCAATGCTGAGCGCGGCGCCGGGAGAGATGCTCGACTTCTCACTTGTAGTGGAACCCGATCTTCCCAAAATTTCTCCGCCAGAAAAAAAGACTTTAAGTCAAGGCCAGCTGAAACGCCAAAAGGAACGTCAAGCGAGAATGCAAAGCCGATTTAAAGAGCGTTTCAAAGCCGTTCGAGCCTCCAAGCAAAAGCAAAGGGTCAAGGTGGAACCCCGATATGACGAAGTCTTCTCAGAAGGGGTAGCCTTTCTCGATTCATTGAACGGCCAACAGATCGATAACCAAACACTGACTTGCTCCATTTCTCCTGAACTGTGGAAGTCAAAGGCTCGCCATGACCCAGATCTGCCCTGA
- a CDS encoding HNH endonuclease signature motif containing protein — translation MTTQELTDAFNERFEPKRTFWAIEGQLKRRGFVKYHRRTLKTGDETLCPATGYITVKTDSPAPNMKTKRNYRYKHLVVWEEANGPVPDGMYIRFLDGDKTNCSLDNLVMVSMAEHAILNKLNLKELHPDLRATAIATARLQAKCIKLETANR, via the coding sequence ATGACAACGCAAGAATTGACGGATGCTTTCAATGAACGGTTTGAACCCAAGCGAACCTTTTGGGCCATTGAAGGGCAGCTCAAGAGGCGTGGGTTTGTCAAATACCATCGCCGCACACTCAAGACCGGAGATGAAACTCTTTGCCCTGCGACTGGATACATCACCGTCAAGACTGATTCTCCAGCCCCTAACATGAAGACAAAGCGGAACTATCGCTACAAGCACCTCGTGGTGTGGGAAGAGGCAAACGGGCCGGTGCCGGATGGTATGTATATCCGCTTCCTCGACGGCGACAAGACCAATTGCTCATTGGATAACCTTGTCATGGTTTCTATGGCCGAGCACGCAATTCTGAACAAGTTGAATTTGAAAGAGTTGCACCCCGATCTTCGGGCAACTGCAATTGCCACGGCCCGGTTACAAGCGAAGTGCATAAAGCTGGAAACAGCAAATCGCTGA
- a CDS encoding plasmid mobilization protein — protein sequence MLKSYVSDEEYAAIIAKADMTGLSVSTFVKRVSLGHQIVSREDRQARRELLRINADIGRLGGLLKMWLTNEDDFEDDVRILLKEIEQRQAELKKAVGRI from the coding sequence GTGCTTAAATCATACGTATCCGACGAGGAATACGCGGCTATCATCGCCAAGGCCGACATGACAGGACTGTCCGTGTCTACATTCGTCAAGCGCGTATCTCTGGGACACCAAATTGTCAGCCGGGAAGACCGCCAAGCCCGGCGGGAACTGCTGCGGATCAATGCAGATATAGGCCGCCTAGGTGGACTGCTGAAAATGTGGCTGACCAACGAAGATGACTTTGAGGATGATGTACGAATCCTGCTGAAGGAAATCGAACAACGACAAGCCGAGCTCAAAAAAGCCGTGGGGCGCATATGA
- a CDS encoding substrate-binding periplasmic protein: MTRWLTLLVAALILTSSPAMGETGIKNVTIAGPSWADFTNQDGTGLYHDIFHAVFSPLNITVTHRYMPSARAYEMIRLGKADMMACSAHEVAELQLANCPMFVNNYHAFFSPKRISPWLGRESLNGRSLVWRRGYYHPREFEDLKNVEFTEHSSGSTALGMVILGRKDAYIDDINLIRESLERCSLEFALEDFAIRPVGKRSYYPLFAKTEHGNTLKALFESRMNKLHQDGTLKKIFRKWNFDYPDYSQCK, from the coding sequence ATGACTCGCTGGCTCACGCTGCTGGTTGCAGCCCTTATTCTGACCTCGTCGCCCGCCATGGGCGAAACAGGCATCAAAAACGTCACAATAGCCGGACCATCGTGGGCGGATTTCACCAACCAGGACGGAACCGGCCTGTACCATGACATTTTCCATGCGGTGTTTTCTCCCCTGAACATCACGGTAACCCACCGTTACATGCCCTCGGCACGGGCTTACGAAATGATAAGGCTGGGCAAGGCGGACATGATGGCATGCTCCGCACATGAAGTTGCGGAACTACAGCTTGCCAACTGTCCCATGTTTGTAAACAACTACCATGCGTTTTTCTCTCCCAAACGAATTTCCCCATGGCTGGGCCGGGAATCACTGAACGGGCGTTCTCTTGTCTGGCGTCGCGGGTATTATCATCCCCGAGAATTCGAGGATCTGAAAAACGTCGAGTTCACGGAACACTCCAGCGGATCAACGGCATTGGGCATGGTTATACTCGGACGCAAGGATGCCTACATCGACGACATCAACCTGATACGCGAGAGCCTTGAACGCTGTTCCCTTGAATTCGCCCTGGAAGATTTTGCCATCCGCCCGGTCGGCAAAAGAAGCTACTATCCTCTTTTTGCCAAGACAGAACACGGCAACACACTCAAGGCCTTGTTTGAATCCCGCATGAACAAGCTCCACCAAGACGGAACGCTTAAGAAAATTTTCCGCAAGTGGAACTTCGACTATCCCGATTATAGCCAGTGCAAATAA
- a CDS encoding phage protein Gp37, whose translation MSLASLRDAVVAKIDQATSRKVHCASHGGRFDLHELKRISTKAPAVFVAVLGFSDLTESCGDYEAWVTWGAFVVTRDRPGQPRDLAALSIVDMLSLLIPGNTWDLKESISTAERTRADNLFSTVIDKAGMAMWAISWRQNMTLGQAMTESDLASLDPFATLSAKYPLAGDAPEAEDLVNLPQDGE comes from the coding sequence ATGAGTCTGGCCAGCTTGCGCGACGCCGTTGTTGCCAAGATCGATCAGGCCACCTCAAGGAAGGTGCATTGTGCGTCCCACGGCGGCCGGTTCGACCTGCACGAGCTCAAACGCATTTCAACTAAGGCTCCGGCCGTGTTCGTGGCCGTGCTGGGCTTTAGTGATCTGACAGAGTCCTGCGGCGACTATGAGGCCTGGGTGACCTGGGGCGCGTTCGTGGTGACCAGGGATCGTCCTGGCCAGCCGCGTGATCTGGCGGCCCTGTCCATTGTGGATATGTTGAGCCTGCTGATTCCCGGCAACACCTGGGACCTGAAGGAATCTATCAGCACGGCCGAGCGGACCCGCGCCGACAATCTTTTTTCTACCGTCATCGACAAGGCCGGTATGGCCATGTGGGCCATCTCCTGGCGGCAAAACATGACCCTCGGCCAGGCCATGACCGAGAGCGATCTGGCCTCCCTTGATCCATTTGCAACCTTAAGTGCCAAGTATCCCCTCGCGGGCGACGCTCCCGAGGCGGAAGACCTGGTGAACCTGCCCCAAGACGGGGAGTAG
- the traI gene encoding TraI/MobA(P) family conjugative relaxase, with the protein MISRHITCKQANDDYGRLARYVADASHEGEKCLAAWAAGCWAGDDYELAITEVEDTQALNLRTGKEKTYHLIVSFRPEDEALLTIEKYKEIEKEFAKTLGYEEHQRHCGVHKNTANVHMHVAYNMIHPEKLTRHEPYRDFHKRDKLCRQLEQKYSLKVDNGRNPARNNTRENEKARTYEAHSGQQSFDGYVKDQKTHLLKMAEVAKSWQELHTIFAEQGLAITPRGNGCVIKNRFGKQRIKASSLDRSFSLHKLEARFGKFRPAKSLEHVVERDRYTGKPVHRNPERGNLYREYQKAIKNKKHGYEQCKEQEKEDLEAVRKKWKLKQREIRNRTDLVWKDKKALISLAKLHGLKHEETIRADMAKRRRILRKETPFHNWSGFLKLKAEQGNQVALAILRSRKETAQAQDVAIPKRLMTNISYRVDNQGNVLYSLAGGGMIKDTGSRLFFSKHDKAAQKIAKQLAWRKFGKQFTLGNGVIRRVGEKLEAQIRNEMSR; encoded by the coding sequence ATGATCAGCCGACATATCACCTGCAAGCAAGCCAACGACGATTACGGGCGTTTAGCCCGTTACGTGGCAGACGCCAGCCACGAGGGGGAGAAATGCCTAGCTGCATGGGCTGCTGGATGCTGGGCCGGTGATGACTATGAACTGGCCATAACGGAAGTTGAGGACACGCAAGCGCTCAACCTCCGCACCGGCAAGGAAAAGACCTACCATTTGATTGTCTCGTTTCGTCCGGAGGACGAAGCATTGCTCACGATTGAGAAGTACAAGGAGATCGAGAAGGAATTTGCCAAAACGCTGGGCTATGAGGAACACCAGCGCCATTGCGGTGTCCATAAGAACACGGCCAACGTCCACATGCACGTTGCCTACAATATGATTCATCCTGAAAAGTTGACCAGGCATGAGCCGTACCGGGATTTTCACAAACGAGACAAGCTATGCCGGCAGCTTGAACAAAAATACAGTCTGAAGGTCGACAATGGGAGGAATCCTGCCCGAAACAACACACGCGAGAATGAAAAGGCACGGACATATGAAGCACACTCCGGCCAGCAGTCCTTTGACGGCTATGTAAAGGACCAGAAAACACATTTGCTCAAAATGGCCGAGGTGGCCAAAAGTTGGCAGGAGCTACATACGATATTTGCCGAACAGGGGTTGGCCATCACTCCACGAGGCAACGGTTGTGTCATAAAAAATCGTTTCGGCAAACAACGAATCAAAGCCAGTTCACTGGACAGATCCTTTTCACTCCACAAGTTGGAAGCGCGTTTTGGGAAATTCCGGCCAGCTAAAAGCCTTGAACATGTGGTTGAACGAGACAGATACACAGGAAAGCCAGTCCACCGAAATCCGGAACGCGGCAACCTGTATCGGGAATACCAGAAGGCCATCAAGAACAAGAAGCACGGCTATGAGCAATGCAAAGAGCAAGAGAAAGAAGACCTTGAAGCCGTCCGAAAGAAATGGAAGCTCAAACAGCGGGAAATCCGCAACCGGACGGACTTGGTTTGGAAAGACAAGAAAGCTCTAATCTCCCTAGCCAAATTGCACGGCCTGAAGCACGAGGAAACAATTCGTGCAGACATGGCCAAGCGTAGAAGAATCTTACGAAAAGAAACACCATTTCACAACTGGTCCGGATTCCTAAAACTCAAGGCCGAACAGGGCAACCAGGTCGCATTGGCCATTTTGCGATCAAGAAAAGAAACGGCACAAGCTCAAGACGTTGCCATTCCAAAACGACTCATGACCAACATCAGCTATCGCGTCGATAATCAGGGCAACGTGCTCTACTCGCTCGCGGGTGGTGGCATGATCAAAGACACGGGCAGTCGCCTGTTCTTCAGCAAACACGACAAGGCTGCACAAAAGATCGCCAAGCAGCTGGCTTGGCGAAAATTCGGCAAACAATTCACGCTGGGCAACGGAGTAATCCGGAGAGTAGGAGAGAAACTTGAGGCTCAGATTCGAAACGAAATGAGCCGGTAG
- a CDS encoding L-serine ammonia-lyase, with product MAYITTSLFELFKVGPGPSSSHTIGPMKAACQFMETTRELDTKILNKADMVEVRLFGSLSATGMGHGTRRAVISGLLGNHPESCHPDVLDELDHDPDQEYQLDLGPRKLTFIGNEVIFDAVQHDYPYSNTMIFRLMGNGETLFEQEYYSIGGGFIRWKGWKETQRGEPEFKYANMAELKKHLVMSGLRLHELMLRNEMAITGLSEEEINEKLDNIIMVMERSVEKGIQTEGVLPGPIGLRRKAKTLYDKAKKAHFQGPGFLKGLNAYAMGASEENAAGHCIVTAPTAGAAGVIPGLVFILKRHMSALSHEIREGLMASAAIGFLAKNNASISGAEVGCQGEVGVASSMGAAMMAYARGYRFQVTENAAEIALEHHLGLTCDPVGGYVQIPCIERNAMGAVKAYNAYLIASSVDAAYQMVDLDKVIKAMAETGRDMSQKYKETSQGGLALSVTEC from the coding sequence ATGGCATACATCACCACATCACTTTTTGAATTATTCAAGGTCGGACCGGGTCCGTCCAGTTCACATACCATCGGCCCCATGAAAGCTGCATGCCAATTCATGGAGACAACTCGTGAACTGGATACAAAAATCCTCAACAAAGCCGACATGGTAGAAGTAAGATTATTCGGATCACTCAGCGCCACAGGCATGGGGCATGGCACCCGACGGGCCGTTATATCCGGCTTGCTCGGCAACCATCCCGAATCGTGTCATCCCGACGTGCTGGACGAACTGGACCACGATCCGGACCAGGAATACCAGCTGGATTTGGGACCAAGGAAGCTGACCTTTATCGGCAACGAAGTGATCTTTGACGCGGTGCAACATGATTACCCATACAGCAACACCATGATTTTCCGTCTCATGGGCAACGGGGAAACACTTTTCGAACAGGAATACTATTCCATCGGCGGAGGATTCATCCGATGGAAAGGCTGGAAAGAGACGCAACGAGGCGAACCAGAATTCAAATACGCCAACATGGCCGAGCTGAAAAAACATCTGGTCATGTCCGGCCTGCGGCTGCATGAACTGATGCTCAGAAACGAAATGGCCATCACCGGACTCAGCGAAGAGGAAATCAACGAGAAACTCGACAATATCATAATGGTCATGGAGCGGTCCGTGGAAAAAGGCATTCAGACAGAAGGAGTTCTTCCCGGCCCCATCGGGCTGCGCCGCAAGGCCAAAACCCTCTACGACAAGGCCAAAAAGGCGCATTTTCAGGGCCCGGGTTTTCTCAAGGGGCTCAACGCATACGCCATGGGCGCCTCGGAAGAAAACGCCGCGGGACATTGCATCGTAACCGCGCCCACGGCCGGAGCCGCAGGCGTGATCCCCGGCCTGGTGTTCATTCTCAAACGACACATGAGCGCCTTGAGTCATGAGATCCGAGAGGGGCTGATGGCCTCAGCGGCCATAGGCTTTCTGGCCAAAAACAATGCCAGCATTTCCGGCGCAGAGGTCGGATGCCAGGGTGAAGTGGGAGTGGCATCCTCCATGGGTGCGGCCATGATGGCATATGCCCGGGGGTATCGCTTTCAGGTAACGGAAAACGCCGCCGAAATAGCACTCGAGCACCATCTGGGCCTTACCTGCGATCCGGTGGGCGGCTATGTGCAGATACCCTGCATCGAACGAAACGCCATGGGTGCGGTCAAAGCGTACAACGCATACCTGATAGCCAGTTCGGTCGATGCGGCCTACCAAATGGTCGATCTCGACAAAGTCATCAAAGCCATGGCCGAAACAGGCCGGGACATGTCCCAAAAATACAAGGAAACCTCGCAGGGAGGACTGGCGCTCAGCGTCACCGAGTGTTGA
- a CDS encoding toprim domain-containing protein: MSRSSTVLADPGVYGYGVKVNDRNELLVPGRDVEGFIHTLQTVNQDGKFFVAGSRKTGTFHTIDPDRTMGNPQTPILIAEGYATAASVHMAIGEPVHAAFDAGNLKHVAEALHGKYPDRSVVILSDNDHQQSGNPGVTKAQAAARAVGGQFVVPLFSDAEKAKGLTDFNDLHATRGLEAVRKQLEPVLQKVRGKGLEQQEDGLAMSL, from the coding sequence TTGAGCCGTTCCAGCACGGTTCTGGCTGACCCGGGCGTCTACGGTTATGGCGTAAAGGTCAACGATCGCAACGAACTTTTGGTTCCGGGCAGAGACGTGGAGGGGTTCATTCACACTTTGCAAACGGTGAATCAAGATGGGAAATTCTTTGTTGCTGGTTCAAGAAAAACGGGAACCTTCCATACTATTGATCCGGATCGAACAATGGGTAACCCGCAGACACCCATTCTTATTGCTGAAGGATATGCTACGGCGGCAAGCGTACACATGGCCATCGGTGAGCCGGTCCATGCCGCGTTTGATGCAGGCAATCTGAAGCATGTGGCCGAAGCTTTGCACGGCAAATATCCCGATCGGAGTGTTGTTATTTTGTCCGACAACGATCACCAGCAGTCAGGTAATCCGGGAGTGACTAAAGCTCAAGCCGCAGCTCGGGCCGTTGGCGGGCAGTTTGTTGTTCCATTGTTTTCCGATGCCGAAAAGGCCAAGGGATTGACGGATTTCAATGATCTGCATGCTACGCGAGGGCTGGAGGCCGTTCGCAAGCAGCTTGAACCGGTTTTGCAAAAGGTCCGAGGGAAAGGGCTTGAACAGCAGGAAGACGGATTGGCCATGAGCCTTTAA
- a CDS encoding tyrosine-type recombinase/integrase has product MAIKELKGRAKPFRVYWRNPYTKKIQTAHFTELRDAREHDSQIKHWLEFEPERFAPEEEVQASGQDLTVEGIVWAYLKDRQLKPKSLRDTIYHLKKVLPIVGMVQVSDLKKAHMRTLVSELRDQGLKQNGINRKVSIIKAALNWAEAQELIELNPVRNFSCPRGVDEKIPPPSPEELQTMISVASPHIQRVIVLGLSFGLRIGSSELLQLTWEDVDMVRWRLRVWSADKNLAKPWRDLDIKTNLQTVISEWHEQDKKIGAQHVIHWKGKPVSAIKSAWKATLRRAGITRRIRPYDLRHAHATEVLAAGADTKAVAENMGHNDTTMILKHYQHVLVKQRKEALAVTPDLVIQHGNTGQGVSGSFCITNQKKIQ; this is encoded by the coding sequence ATGGCCATCAAAGAACTGAAGGGCCGCGCCAAGCCGTTTCGTGTTTACTGGCGCAATCCCTACACAAAAAAAATACAAACCGCCCATTTTACGGAGTTGCGGGACGCCCGGGAACACGACAGCCAAATAAAGCATTGGCTGGAGTTCGAGCCGGAGCGCTTCGCTCCGGAAGAAGAGGTTCAAGCTTCTGGCCAAGACCTCACTGTGGAGGGCATTGTCTGGGCATACCTCAAAGACAGACAACTGAAGCCGAAGTCACTCCGTGACACCATCTACCACCTGAAAAAAGTGCTGCCTATCGTTGGCATGGTTCAGGTTTCGGATCTAAAAAAAGCCCACATGAGAACGCTCGTTTCTGAACTACGTGACCAAGGGCTGAAACAAAACGGCATCAACCGCAAAGTGAGCATAATAAAGGCTGCATTGAATTGGGCTGAAGCCCAAGAACTCATAGAACTGAACCCTGTCCGAAACTTCTCCTGTCCCAGAGGGGTTGACGAAAAAATCCCCCCACCTAGCCCAGAAGAACTACAAACAATGATTTCGGTAGCCTCCCCTCATATCCAACGTGTAATTGTTCTAGGCCTATCTTTTGGCTTAAGGATTGGCAGCTCCGAATTATTGCAGTTGACCTGGGAAGACGTCGATATGGTGCGGTGGCGATTGCGTGTCTGGTCTGCCGATAAAAACCTTGCAAAGCCGTGGCGAGATCTGGACATAAAAACAAACCTACAAACGGTCATATCAGAATGGCATGAGCAAGATAAAAAAATTGGAGCTCAACACGTAATTCATTGGAAAGGTAAACCTGTTTCAGCCATCAAATCGGCTTGGAAAGCCACCCTTCGCCGTGCGGGCATAACTCGCCGCATCCGTCCCTATGATTTGCGGCATGCTCATGCAACCGAGGTCCTTGCAGCTGGGGCTGATACCAAAGCCGTAGCGGAAAATATGGGGCATAACGATACAACCATGATCCTAAAACACTATCAGCATGTTTTGGTCAAACAGCGCAAGGAAGCCTTGGCCGTCACTCCGGATTTGGTAATACAACATGGTAATACTGGACAAGGGGTTTCAGGGTCTTTTTGTATTACTAACCAAAAAAAGATTCAATAA
- a CDS encoding DUF2635 domain-containing protein: MANLYLKPRDGLIVRDPRTKKPLPEYGKEVPATGYWRRRLKDGDLKKTTAEAIKKGAEAAAKAEAKAASAVTTEEG, from the coding sequence GTGGCTAATTTGTATCTCAAACCCCGAGACGGCTTGATCGTGCGTGATCCGCGTACCAAGAAGCCGCTCCCCGAATACGGCAAGGAAGTTCCGGCAACCGGCTACTGGCGTCGCCGCCTCAAGGATGGCGACCTAAAAAAAACCACAGCCGAAGCCATCAAGAAAGGGGCTGAGGCGGCCGCCAAAGCCGAAGCCAAGGCCGCCAGCGCCGTAACCACCGAGGAGGGCTAA
- a CDS encoding Rha family transcriptional regulator, with amino-acid sequence MTKKKNKISALKELIVQNKASGQPMVSSLVVAEHFKKQHKDVLKAINNLDCPKEFNGRNFAPVEYLDSKGEARPAVNMTRDGFSILAMGFTGKKAMEWKVKFLEAFNAMEKQLTPHIVPTKFSYVPLKPEELRGIKGLMKYWCYLDGITFNEAVAQVQTITRCPNMDEMDYGAAKMAWDFVLACISRVPSKSATPKCTEDDLAPVYGLLDYWEHWQKGAYAQRMEEMCKCMRIDSVQQLPESCLPHAVSGLWMKINIEIGRNDALQEARA; translated from the coding sequence ATGACTAAAAAGAAAAATAAAATTAGTGCATTAAAAGAGCTTATCGTTCAAAATAAAGCTAGCGGGCAGCCCATGGTTTCCTCACTCGTTGTAGCAGAACATTTTAAAAAGCAGCATAAAGATGTGCTCAAAGCCATAAATAATTTGGATTGTCCCAAGGAGTTTAACGGGCGCAATTTTGCGCCCGTTGAATACTTGGACTCCAAAGGAGAAGCGCGGCCCGCAGTCAACATGACTCGTGACGGCTTTTCGATCTTGGCCATGGGATTTACCGGCAAGAAGGCCATGGAATGGAAGGTGAAGTTTCTGGAAGCGTTTAACGCTATGGAGAAGCAGCTTACACCGCACATAGTTCCGACCAAATTCAGCTATGTGCCGCTAAAACCGGAGGAACTGAGGGGAATCAAAGGCCTCATGAAATATTGGTGCTATCTGGACGGTATCACTTTCAACGAAGCCGTTGCCCAAGTGCAAACGATTACCCGCTGTCCCAACATGGACGAAATGGATTACGGTGCTGCAAAGATGGCATGGGATTTCGTTTTGGCCTGCATAAGCAGGGTTCCCTCAAAGTCGGCTACCCCCAAATGCACTGAAGACGATCTGGCACCGGTTTATGGATTACTAGATTACTGGGAGCACTGGCAAAAAGGCGCTTACGCTCAACGTATGGAAGAGATGTGCAAATGCATGCGGATAGATAGCGTACAGCAGTTGCCCGAATCTTGCCTCCCTCATGCTGTCAGTGGGTTGTGGATGAAAATCAACATAGAGATTGGCCGAAACGATGCCCTCCAAGAAGCACGTGCTTAA
- a CDS encoding Mor transcription activator family protein — MNESRIPAAALLTDLIDNLASFATGQLGLSPSKSKEFAQDAAAFLADHWGGQNVYIPKDMAGRICSRDARIYSDFNGANADELARKYGLSYQHIHRIIKKEREKRSVKQHGLPLS; from the coding sequence ATGAACGAAAGCAGAATTCCAGCCGCCGCCCTTTTGACGGATTTGATAGATAACCTTGCAAGTTTTGCAACAGGTCAGCTGGGCCTCTCTCCCTCCAAATCAAAAGAGTTCGCCCAAGATGCGGCCGCATTCCTGGCCGATCATTGGGGAGGACAGAACGTCTACATCCCCAAAGACATGGCCGGGAGAATTTGCTCCAGAGACGCCCGCATCTATTCTGATTTCAACGGCGCTAATGCCGACGAGCTGGCCCGCAAGTACGGGTTGTCTTACCAGCACATCCACCGTATCATAAAAAAAGAGCGGGAGAAGCGTAGCGTTAAGCAACATGGTCTCCCGCTCTCTTGA